gtcatgatctcatggttggtgggttcgagctccgtgtcgggctctgtgctgacagctggctttgagcctggagcctgcttcagattctgtatctccctctctctctgaccctcccctgcttgcacgctctctctctgtctctcaaaaataaataaaaaacattaaaaataaataaaatggccgTTAACTGAAAGTCTATGtgaaaagtggaaataaaaagcccgagaaacaaaaaaaaatactagattcCTATCAAGATccacacagaaaaacaaacttcATTGACACTGGGGACACTAACTTCTTGAACTATTTTATGAGAGGACTCACTTCATCAGCAGGCAACTGGTCcttgaattcttccatttttgtttctgtgtcatGAATGATTCCTTCAGCCATATTAACTGCTTCAACTCGTTCCtaagagaaattagaaatttaGTACGAAGACTTCCCAAACCAACTAGTTGACTGAATGTCCCCACTAAGTTAGATAACCTGTTAAGTGATTCGTAACTACAGGATAAAAACAAATTACTGTGGTCTGAAGCAGTCTAGGATGTCTTTAAGCAATTTTAGCTGGATCGTGTAACAGGAGAATTTTATGTAGAAATGAGAATAAGGAAAAGCATTCCACACAAAAGTTAGGAAAAAAAGGGTGGAAGGATAGAttcaaagaaaaactagaaaatcaaTAATACATGTCCAAACTCCCACTTTCACCTCCCAGTTGCAGAGGCAAAATATACTTACTTTCTTTCGTCGGTCTTCCTCAGCAtacttctctgcatttttaaCCATATTTTCAATATCATCTTTGCTTAATCCACCAGAAGACTGGATCACAACTAGAGTGAAAAAAGGCATCTTGTTATCTGCCTCTTCATCTATTATATTAGGAATAAGAatactcctggggcacctggtggttcagttggtcaagttggttaagcatccagtttttttatttccactcaggtcatgatataacAATTCATGACTTCGAGCAcgaggttgggctctgtgctcttaaaataaacttaaaccccaccaaaacttaaaaaaaatatattcctgtTCAGAGTAGCCAATCTTGATGTATAATGATGAagtattatgtacatatattgttGTCCTATAATAAACAGAAGGAAACGAAGAATCTGAAATCCACAAAGACCATTTGTTCTGCCTGCCTACCAAAACTTCAGCAATCCAGAAGCCCAGTGCTTGCCCAACTGTGTTAATAAACACATCTGTTAATGTGAATCTGATGACCAAGGAGAAAAGGGGCAAAGAGGATTCAGTGTCCTCCCGAGGCTGGAAAACACAGGCATAACCTATAAGGTTTAGTTTTCAAACAGAGGAAGCTGAAGGTCCCCTGCCTCTTAAGAGTCTGATAAATAAGAACACTTACTCTGCTGCTCACGTCCTGTGCCCTTATCTTTGGCCGAAACATGTACAATCCCATTGGCATCAATGTCAAATGTAACTTCAATCTGAGGGACTCCACGAGGGGCTGGGGGAATTCCAatctaaaatagataaaaatatgtaGCTTTAAGCTCATCTCCTAAGAAGTCTGCTGCTTTATTTCCAAACCTATATTACTGTCATCTGGGTAAAGGAACTTGTTCCTGGGGGCAACAAACAATACTTAAATgcacaaaaacacaaatttataagTAAGGATAGTAGTTTCATTGCTACCTGAAACAAACTGGGCTTATGCCAGTGAAGTTGGCTACAAGTAACCATAAGGAATGAGTCGACCTAAGGGACACACTGAATGAGAGGAAAACTCTCCAAGATCTTTCACTTTGCCAAGAACCAATAAACAATGCTGAGTAGGAACAAATATCAAATGTCTTAATAATTAGAAATTTTTCTAACACTGTATTTCCCTGGCTCTTATATTCCTAAGGCATCAAGAACAAGTGAGACCTTCAGGAAAAACAGAAGCCATGTGTATCCAATTGCAAATTTCATCTGTACACTGAACTAAGGTAACACGGATGAGGTCCCTGTGTTTTAGGCTGGCactgttattaaaaattataatttagtctaactttattaaattaaaaaaaaaaaaagcacagcagTCAGGATACCTGATACCTACCAAAGTAAATTGTCCAAGAAGTTTGTTGTCTCCAGccatctctctctcaccctgACACACTTTAATCTCCACTTGAGTCTGACCATCAGCAGCTGTAGAAAACAcctaggagagagaaaaaaaaacctctctgggTTAGCAGTCTGATTAGGCTACACCCCTTATAAATGTGCAatccaaagaaagaaattcacaACTCTTAAGAATCCCAGGTTCAGAACAAAGGCTTTTGTTTTTGCAGGGAAATAGGATTAGTACAGCCAAAGGGTATACAATAGCTATTTTTTCAGCTAAGCAATCGCACTGCTCTGCACTGCTCTGCTAAGACGCAGCTTTTGCAAAGGTGGCCTTAAAGGAGCTAAAAAAAATGAGGTAGTGAAACATGCTCATTTGAGGAAACCGGTCAGAAGACATGATACGTATTTTATACTCAGTCCCAGGAAGTCACCACTGTTTTCTTCAGAATGATGTACTGACAATACATCGCTGAACAAACAGCAATTGTCATTTGCTATAACAGCTTTTcagcaaaacaacaaaactggGAAAGTCAGGAAATAATTCTGAATCTAAAAGCAAGCCATTGTCCAAATATCCCTGGCTTGGTATCTCAGGATCTCCATCATTCACCCACAAGACAAGAACCCTCCCTAATCTTGGCCAAGCCAAtctttttttattgcctttgAGAACAGAAGAGAATAAGGAATTCAGTCCCAAATGATGAAGCTCCTTTTGGAAAGTTTTTTAATCCTGTGAAGGAGACCACTGATACCTTTCCTTAAAAGCATTACTGCTAGCTTAAAGAACCGTTTTTacgaacaacaacaaaagagaacaaaaagcaaGATTTTTAGCACCCATATTCATCTAGTAAggactcaaaaacaaaaagcaaagttttcttaaaaaaaagaaaaaactcacagAAGTGGGTATAATCACGTCCTTCACATAACCTGTATTCTTTGGTACAAGAGAGGAGTAGGTGACTCTTACCTGGCTTTTCTTGGTTGGAATAGTGGTGTTTCTGTTAATAAGTTTGGTAAAAACACCTCCCAGAGTCTCAATACCCAGAGACAGAGGAGTGACATCCAGGAGCAGCACATCTGTGACATCACCAGCTAACACACCTCCCTGAATGGCAGCTCCAATGGCCACAGCCTCATCAGGATTGACCGCTTTGCTTGGAGCTCGGCCAAAGAGATCTTGTACAGTCTGCTGAACCTAAGCcatcaagaaaaaagaacctGTTACCCACTACCAAGGGGAACTACCCAAAGGGAAAAGAGCCCAGGTCCCCAAACCACAAATCCAAGGATAAGCGGCTTCAGATCCAAGAATGTTCACTCACGGCTATTTCATACTTGAGTTCTTCTTAAGGGCCTAAGTGTGTCAAATAGGGTAACATTCATATCCTTTACTTGAGTATCATTCAtagcccttttaaaaaattttagtttatttttatagacaGCTCGAGCGGCGTTGGGGatcagagagaatctcaagcaggctgaatgctcagtgtggagtctaaTGCCCTAggatcataacccaagctgaaataaagagtcagagaCATAAATGACTGAGCCTCATTCATAGTCCTTTTAAATCTGAGAGAGAACTGCATAAGTTTTGTTATTGGGTTTCCTATACAACATATTAAATTAGGGACACAGGGTGCAAGACTTAAATATAGTTcaattcctcttcttctttttttttttaattttttttttatttatttttgatacagagagagacagagcatgagagggggaggcgcagaaagaggagacacagaactggaaacaggctccaggttctgagctagctgttagcacagagcctgacgcggggctcgaacccacaaacgtgagatctgacctgagccgaagtcggaggcctaaccgactgagccacccaggtgcccccaattcctcttctaaaaatcaactaaaaactACCTTAAAAGCAGCAGTAGTAATTCAGTAATTCAACATTGGTGCTAATGTGAGGCATGTTCTTCTCTCCAGCTTATTTTACTGATGTTAGGTAAAGTGCTACTTAAATAGCATCTGGGATAATTTGTTAACATAAAGATATTTTCCTGTTCCAAAGCctctattttttcctccattgtttATTCTGTGCATGTTTTCCTAGGCCCATGAACTCCAAAGGAAGTATTACTATTCCATTCAAGCTATAAAGCAAGACTGCACCTTCAACAAGTTCTGTGCTCAGTCATTAGTTTTCCACACACCTATCTTATCAGAATGATGTGTTGACTAATAAAATGCATCATTGCACAAATCTTTGTTGAAGCGATGCAGTTAAAAACCCCAAACACTATGTCGCAAAGACACATATCCAAAACGGCTTCTAGAGACTAGATAGTACCATGGTTTTAAGCTATCTCTGATCTCAAACTCTTGAGAAATgctttgtttataaaaaaaatattccaagaatGAAGTTTGGGACCTCCCTGCTACCACCCAAAAACATTTTGCGCTTCCTGATCCCTTTTCTGAAACCCTTTAAAAAAGAGGCCACAAAAGACCTCTAAGTGAGGGCACAAATTTCCTTTGAAGACCCCTTCAGGTCACTGTGGCGAAGGGCCATGTACTCATGTTCCTACACAAATCACTTGTCCAAAGACAACACTACGTGCTTGCCCTCTTTGCTACCCATGCCACAGACTCCATGGGCCCGTACCTTGGGCATCCTAGTCATGCCACCAACAAGAATCACTTCTCCTATGTCACTCTTGCTGACTTCTGCATCCTGCATTGCTTTTTGGCACGGGGCGATAGTCCTCCTGATTAGATCAGTAACAATCCCTTCAAACTGAGCCCTCGTCAGCTTCATATTCAAATGCTTGGGTCCAGAAGCATCCATTGTAAGATACGGCAAATTGATGTCAGTCTGCAAAAGAAGTAGGGAGAAAAACAGTGGTGATGTTTCTTTATTACTACAATTAAAATAAGACCTATGTGGAAGTTGGAGAGTAGACCCACTTTAAATGAACAGCCACCAAAAACAATGACTCTAAGATTCAACCTATTACCAGGGTGGGgtaccaacttcagctcaggtcatgatctcacggttcctgaatttgagccttTTTCAGCTCTACTCTGataggagcctacttgggattttctctctctctcttcctctttctccgccccgcccctgctctcactctctcaaaataaactggaaaaaaaaatttaacattaacaaaaaaatccaggttcaaaaagaatgaaattcctgAGTTTTTCCACACTGGATTACCCAGTGTGAGTGGTGATCAAATCAACAACTCAAGGAGTCACAGCCTCCACTTTCCTGCTGCCACTTGAGGACTCAGAAACAAATTTGTCTTCCATCATGTTGCATCTCTGACTGCAAACTAACATGCTTTATACAATTCTTTTGCTTAAGGCAAAGTAAAGCTTCCCTTCTCAGAACTGGAGCAAGATCTGACACTCTAATGCTAACAGAGGGAAATGTGCCCAAGTGTATATACCTCAGCCTTCAGCCAGGTTTCATAGCTCATTTTCTGGACTGCTGATCCAAACAATtaaatcagacaattagagactCACAGAAAGATGTGTCTTAAGTGAAGACATTAGCAGTTCTGAGAGAATCCCATTTCTAGGCTAGGGATTTTAATTTTGCATGCTactaattctgtattttaaaatcagtatcttggggcacctgggtggttaggttggttaagtaactgacttcggctcacatcatgatctcatggttcaggagttcgagccctgtgaagggctttgtgctgagacctaagagcctagagcctgcttcagattctatctctccctctctctctgctcttctcctgcttatgtttgtctctgtctctcaaaaatgaatcaatgttgaaaaaaaaatttttaatcagcatctttaggggcacctgggtggctcagagggttgagcatccgacttccgcatAGGTCtcatctcatggctcgtgggtttgagccctgcatctcaTGATTTTGAGGACatcccatgtcaagctctgcgctgagcgtggagcctgcatgggattctctctctcccgctcctgCGCTTGTGTActaagaataaactttaaaaacaaacaaaccaaaaacaaaacaaaacaaaacaaaattacactGCTCCTTTGTTCACGGATAGGCTTTTACTGCCAACCAGAGAACTATAATAGATAGAAATTACACCAATTAGAATATGCTATTTAAATAAACTAAGGCTGAAAACATCAAGACTGTTGGGACTCATCCTCTTCCCACCTGCACAGATGAGGAGAGTTCACACTTAGCCTTCTCAGCAGCTTCCCGAACCCTCTGAAGTGCCATGTTGTCTTTGGTCAAATCAACCCCCGTCTACAAAATGAAATCACATAATACTGTTAATGAGGTGATGAATACTATTTAAATTACAATGATAAGGTGTAACTTAAAGCcgtatatttataaacatacatgAATCACTCACTGCCCTTAATAATCtgtaggaaaaagaaatcttattcTTCAAAGACTATCTGTGTCTGAAGTCAGAGGGCTGATCCAATCTTAATGCTTTCCAGCCACTGGGTTCTGACTCAGAATTCCTTTTCCAATATCCCACAGAGGACTACATCCTCTTTATTCTGTTGTGGATTCCCAATCTGAAGGTACAACAACCAGAATAGTTCAGACCACCCGTGAAACTGAAATGCACTTCTTTCAGTGCTCTATTGCATGTTCTATTAAGGGCAAAAAAACATAAGCAATCATCCGAATAAAGAAATTCTCAACATCCTAATGTCTACATATGAACTATACTGGTAACCAACCTCTCTCTTGAACTCCTTCACAATGTGTCGTAGCAAGGCCTGGTCAAAGTCCTCCCCACCTAAGAACGTGTCTCCATTGGTAGACTTCACCTCAAATACTCCTTTCTGAATTTCCAGGATAGAAATATCAAAAGTTCCACCACCTAAATCATATACAGcaattctagaaagaaaaaaggcagcctTAAGGAGTAACACTTATTACTAAGGTATAAATattaacaaccaaaaaaacataAACCTGGTCATTTCCCCTGTGGCATGTTAATCATAAAATTGGATAACGGCCTAAATGACATGTACATGAACGTGGGGCTCTAATAgctatttgtaaaatatatagctgaaatacatttttatttatttattttttctttttaaatgtttattatttttgagagagagacacagagaacaagcaggggcagagagagagagagggagacacagaatcggaagcagggtccaggttctgagctgtcagcacagagcctgatgcggggctcaaactcccaaactgcgagatcgtgacctgagctgaagttggccgcttaaccgactgagccactcaggtgcccttgaaatacatttttaaaagcaaaaatgggggcgcctgggtggctcagtcggttaagcctccgacttcggctcaggtcagatctcatgttcgtgggttcgagccccgcgttgggctctgtgctgacagctagctcagagcctggagctgcttccggttctgtgtctccttctctctctgaccctccccctctcatgctctgtctctctctgcatcaaaaataaataaaaaaaataaaaaagcaaaaatgaggtgcctgaatggctcagttggtgaagtttctaactttggctcaggtcatatctcagggtctgagttcaagccccatgttgggctctgtgctgacaactcagagcctgcttctgattcagtttctccctctctctgttccttccccacttgcactgaaataaacaaacattaaaaaaaaaaaaaaaaggctgacagAACTcaatcactttttctttaaagaaggcCCCATGTCCAGTATGGGACTTAaattcataaccccaagatcaaaagttgcatgctcccCCAATTGATCCAGCCAGACATCTCCAAAACCATGCTTTTGAATAAATActtgccagggcacctgggtggctcagtcggtagagtgtccgacttcagctcaggtcatgatctcaccgctcataaGTTCGAGGCCCgcgtttgggctctgtgctgacagctcagagcctggagcctgcttctgattttgtgtctccctccctctctgcctctcccctgttcatgctgtttctctctctcaaaaataaacattaaaaaaaaattcttgaatgcTTGCCAATATGCATACAAAGGGGGGGAAATGAACAAAGCCCAATATTTTAATGGTTCCATGAACAGAGCCCCACAAATCTAGGTGGAGTTTACTGTGTAAACTTACATTTTATCTTCTGATTTGTCTAGACCATAGGCCAGAGCAGCAGCTGTAGGTTCATTAATTACCCGAAGCACATTTAGTCCAGATATTTGGCCAGCATCTTTAGTGgcctataaagaaaaagaaaaaaatccttttctttcCACCCTGTGTCCTAAATACCATTAATACAATCTTGATGTTTTCAGAATACCAAATGAACTCACCTGTCTCTGAGAGTCATTGAAATAAGCCGGAACTGTGATCACAGCATTTTTTGCTGTATGTCCCAAGtaattttctagaaaagaatCCAAGAATTAAATACGTTCATGACATTCTATCCAATGAAATAGGTAAAAGAGTTACTAATGTAGCCTAACAACCTGGGTCATTCTCTTGGAGCCACAGACAGCACTCATCAGATTTTTTCAAATGTGACCTAACACAGAGTTGTAGGAAAACACTCCCAATTAAAACAGTAGTTGAAAACCCAAGATCTCACCTTTAACATTATAGTAAAAGTTCACTAGCTATAATGACCTATTCTTACACTTAAAATAACCACTAGTTTCTCCAAATACCAAGTTAAGTTTTACCTAACACAGCCAAAAAGTTAGTATGTAGTCTTTCAACTTTCAATATAGAACCCCACTCCTCCATATCGGAAAGATAAACAAGCCTCTGTTAGGAAAACTCGTATGTAGGGAAAAAACTTGATATGTAGGGAACATGTGAAGATTGACAAAGTTTTGCCAATCCTAGGTTTCCTGTGTAACATTCACCCCAGACTCACCCAAGGGACACTGGAGTATATGTTAGGAACCATCCAGTTCTTCAAACTTGACAGATAGGAACCAAACCTTCTTACCTGCAGTCTCTTTCATTTTCATCAACACAAAAGCTCCAATTTGACTTGGAGAATAGAGTTTTCCATGAGCTTCGACCCAGGCATCTCCATTGGAGGCCCGGACAATCTTAAAGGGCACATTTTTACTGAAAGacacaaaaattttatttgataaaaacGTGCCAGTGTAACCTACTGTGACAAATCTACCAAATACCATCAATGTCCATCTGTCATTCCAAGAGATCCATGGCCAACAAATGAGGACTTCAGAAAtccatttaacaaaaatatttagaaaagcaaTCATTAACATCTAAAAACATCCTGGTTACACCTGAAGATTCCTTCCACCAAACAAAAAGTTCTGTGCCCCTTTGGAAATTAGTATTTGAGTTACCAATGACCCAGCAAGTCCATTTACCAGAAATCTtccaagacaaaaagaaatgaaaacagatccTTACAGAAACCTATACATGAATTTATGgcaatattctttatttattcatttcagtaATTTCCATacccaaagtggagcttgaatccacaatcccaagatcaagagttgcatgttcttctgaGTCAGCTGGGCACCCCTGCGGTAGCATTCTTAATAGCCCCCAAATGCCCACtaactgacaaatgaataaacaaaatgctgTATACAACTGACCCTTAACAAAGGTTCTAACTGCACCAGTCCACTTGCATGTGGATATTTTTGAATCTATACAGTATTGTAAAAGcatgtttcctcttccttatgattttctctaGTGTACTTTATTGAAATACggtataaaatatacacaacacACAAAATGAGTGTTAATTTAATTAACTCCTTATGTCATCAATAACACTCTGGTCTGACAGTAGGCTTTTAGTAGTTAAATTtctggggagtcagaagttatacatAGATTTTCAACTGCACTAAAGGCTGGTGCCACAACTGTTCAAGGTCAACTGTATGTCCATACAAGTTGAtggccatgaaaaggaatgaaatactggcCTTAcaatggaaaaactgagaacatAGTTGATCGGCACATGATGAGGCCCATACCATTATCTGCCTTATGAATTTAACATCAATTTATGTGGTCCAAAAATGACTAGACAAATCTTCATGTTACGTTAATACATAGCAATGACCTAGTATGTGAAGG
This region of Suricata suricatta isolate VVHF042 chromosome 6, meerkat_22Aug2017_6uvM2_HiC, whole genome shotgun sequence genomic DNA includes:
- the HSPA9 gene encoding stress-70 protein, mitochondrial — its product is MISASRAVAARLVGIAPSRGATARHKDVWNGLSHEAFRIVSRRDYASEAIKGAVVGIDLGTTNSCVAVMEGKQAKVLENAEGARTTPSVVAFTADGERLVGMPAKRQAVTNPNNTFYATKRLIGRRYDDPEVQKDIKNVPFKIVRASNGDAWVEAHGKLYSPSQIGAFVLMKMKETAENYLGHTAKNAVITVPAYFNDSQRQATKDAGQISGLNVLRVINEPTAAALAYGLDKSEDKIIAVYDLGGGTFDISILEIQKGVFEVKSTNGDTFLGGEDFDQALLRHIVKEFKRETGVDLTKDNMALQRVREAAEKAKCELSSSVQTDINLPYLTMDASGPKHLNMKLTRAQFEGIVTDLIRRTIAPCQKAMQDAEVSKSDIGEVILVGGMTRMPKVQQTVQDLFGRAPSKAVNPDEAVAIGAAIQGGVLAGDVTDVLLLDVTPLSLGIETLGGVFTKLINRNTTIPTKKSQVFSTAADGQTQVEIKVCQGEREMAGDNKLLGQFTLIGIPPAPRGVPQIEVTFDIDANGIVHVSAKDKGTGREQQIVIQSSGGLSKDDIENMVKNAEKYAEEDRRKKERVEAVNMAEGIIHDTETKMEEFKDQLPADECNKLKEEISKMRELLARKDSETGENIRQAASSLQQASLKLFEMAYKKMASEREGSGSSGTGEQKEDQKEEKQ